The nucleotide window ggctgtagtccatggggtctcgaagagttggacacgactgagcgacttcactttgacttttcactttcctgcactggagaaggaaatggcaacccactccagtgttcttgcctggagaatcccagggacgggggagcctggtgggctgccgtctatggggtcgcacagagtcggacatgactgaagcgacttagcagcagcagctctagttgcagtgtgcaagcttttcattgcggtggcttctcttgttgcagagcacaggttctagagcatgctggctttagtagttgtggcacactggcttagttaccctgcagcacgtgggacctcagttcccaaaccagggatcaaacctgtgtcccctacattggcaggcggaacaccagggaagtcccaatgtcTTGAAATTCTTggtcacttttattttattttatttttttttaagagtatagatttttttttataatttttttaatatttctttatttggcaatatctagttgctgcatgcaggacCTCTGTTGCACTATGAGGGCTCTTTGAGGCACAAGGACCTTCTAAGTGGGGCCAGGCCTCAGTGATTGCTGTATGCTggcctagttgctccatggcatatgggatcttagttccccgagcagggattgaacccacttccttTGcactgcaaggcggattcttaaccactggaccacccagggagTCTCTCTTGGTCACTTTTAAATACGGAGCCCTGCTTTTTGATTTTGTGTATGCCTCACAGGTTAATTTTGCACAGGGTCACATTCCCTCCTGGTGGGATTTGTGATTCCACTTCATTGCTCCAGTTCCCAGAGCTCATTCTTCCATCACCCACTCCTTAATGACCCTTCCATTCACCCCCTCCCCTATCCTGCTGTCCCCCACAGAAGACTTTTTTTCCCAGAGACAGGGAGTCATACCCGTGCCCGCTGGCAGTTGGCTTCTTGCTCCCCATCCAAGCTCTGTGGAAAATCCTGAGATCAGGGATTCACTTGATCTAGAACAATGCTGACatgagtggcttctcttgcttctACCCCTCAACCTCCAGAATTCTGCAGTTGTGTCTCAAATCACCTCCTAGAGGCCTCTGGGAAAGCTACACCATGTGGTTAAACACGGTCCAGCCCTGGGAGCCAAAGATTTAAGTGATGGAGAACTCTGCAGATGTCCTCGACAACAGCCTGCTGAGCATCCAGCAAAGGCCCGTCTCACCTTGGGCCTTGCTGCGTCTCCTTGAAAAGATGAATTCCAGCCCTTTCTCACCTCCCGCAAGGGATAAATAACACTGAATAACGCAGCCATAGCCCCAGCCTTCACACACAAAGTATCTAACGTGAGAAACCAGCCCCGGGCATGGGGGAGGTGGGAAGCTGCCACAAGAGAAACTGATACGCAGTTTGACAATGGAGAGTCCAGGTGCGGGggggaaaaaatgatttattCTCAGAACACAATAACAGCTATGCAACTAGGAACATTTTATTCACTCCCATCCCATTCATGTTTTGTGTCACAAAGACATACCAAGACTTTGGAAAAAATTCCAAAGGGGATTACATTGAAATGTGCTGTTTCTTCACATGTTTTTGTGCTTGCCTTAATCACAGTGAACCAAATAAAATAGCTTTACAGCTTACTAAAACTCAAACTTGTCCTCAAAGGAAGCAGTTTAAACAGTCCTCACTGTATATCAGCAACACAACAATTCCAAGTCAGGACATAGACCCAAGAGAGAAAAGCAGCTCTACCAGAAAGCTTGTCttgtcaaaaagaaaacaaaaaccaccgTGAGGGAAAACCAATTTGTCTAGAAAGACTGGGTTTTCTTCAGGACCGTGGTCTCAAAATACTAAGGTACAATTTTGTgtgtttcctctttggaaaaaaagaggCGAGGAAGAGATCTGACTGAAACCACACTAAGAATCTGGTTTAAAAAGATGAAAGGGTTCTCAGGAAACACATCATCTCTGTATCTCTAAAGGCAGCATTGACCACACTGAAGGGCGCAGAAGCAGATTCTCCAGCAGACACCCTGGGAGTGCTTGCCAGTCTGCAGTCTTGCCGCGGTCTGGGAGGTGGATTTCCACTGGGAGGTGCCTCACGGTCTTCTCAGGAACAAAGCAGCCAAGATCTGTGAGTCGGACTGGTACCCCAGAGTGAATGGGTGGATGCCACCCAGAGCCCCAGAGGACACAAGGCCTGCATCCTGGCAGCACTGCCTCATCTCTATCTATTGCAAATAGGtaagccctcccctcccctccccaaactCAAAGCAGTAGTTAGCTAGGAGAAACAGCAATGGCTGAGGTGGCGAGAAACCTCATAGACGAGAGGCTCATCCGAGCGCTCCTCGGATCCCCCTGGAGGTTTCTGAGCAAAAGTCCTAAATCACTGGGATTGGGCTCAGCTGTGAGGTGTGGCTCAGAAGGCTTGGGCAATAGAGGGCCTGGGCTGGAAACTACCACGATGGACGGCTGGCTGAAAAACAAGGACACAGCCCTGAGTCAAGTGGGGGGTGTGTGGGTGTGAGGGCCCGGTACCAGGCGACCCGCCACACCTCCACAAACCAGCACAGCCACACCATATCAGAGTGACAAGCAGGGCCCATACATGGAAGCTAGAACTCTGGGTTCCCCTCAGAGGCTAAAAACAGCTCATATGAAAACCTCCAGATGCCAACATCTCCTCTGGCCAACTGACGACAGATTTCAAACTTGATCTGCTGCAATGAAATCCAAGGCCTTTCACCAGTTTCCCCCCTTTTGCCCATTACCCACATTGAGTTcacatggctgtgtgtgtgtgtgctaagttgcttcagtcatgtcccactctatgcgaccctatgggccagccagactcctctgtccatggaagccAAGAATACATATAGCTACCAAGCACACTGGTAGCTAACAGACTTTCCTACTTAGCCTGTTTAAGTGGAGTATGCTCTGCAATTTCCCATTTCCCTCTATTTCAGGTGTCACTCATTAAATTGATCTTGTGACCAACTTAGGGCTCCCAGTTGTAGCTAGACAAAAACAGCCAAGGAGTGCTCTGGACAAAACCTTGGGGCTGCAGTGGGCCTCCTAGTCTTCAGGCAGGAGAAATCACTCCTGCCACTTAAGGTCAACCTTATTCTGCAGGACATGGACttgcagcagcagcccctgtgtCATCAGTGAAGGTCATCAAGCGCCACCATGGGCACCACAAAAGGTGATGAAGCTGGCTTCCTCCAGGGAACTGACCATCTTTAAAGCAAAAGGGGCTGGCTCCACAGGGTGGGCAGGCCCAGGTGCAGGCTGATCACCACCAGCCCAGTTAGGGTACAAGACAAGACTGTGTCATCACACGCGGTGGCTTCCACTAGCTCCTCAGCGCTTCCCCACGGGCGCACTGGACCTTTGGAATCTCTGGATGAGGAGCATGAGCCTGGCCACGTCGGAGAGCTCGGGGAACAGGGCCATGATGCTGTCCACCTCGTGGGGCGGAAAGATACTGCAGAGCGCGGTGCGCGCCCGGGAGCGCGCGTCCACCTCGCCAGCTACAGCCTGGGGCGCCGGCCTCAAGGGCCCCCCGAAGGCACCGTCGTCCCAGTCCGACTCGGCCCAGGCCGAGCGACCCGGAAGCTGGCCAGCGCCTGGAGGAAGGACCCACGGGTCGCCGGGCTGCTGGCGCGGGGAGCGTCGGTCGCTCTGCGGGGCGCAGGGGCCATACTCACCCCGCAGGCCAGGCGGGCTCAGGAGGCCGGGTGGGGCTGGCAGGGACGACAAGGACCCGGGCGCCACCCAATCGGGACCGGGCGGCCCGGGTGCGAGGCCGCAGCCAGGGCCCCGAGGGGGCGCCCGGAGGAGCCCCGGGTCGTCACTCAGGAAGAGCCGCGAGAAGCTGCTTTCGAGAGTCGCCACGCCCGCCGACCGCCGCGCAGTGGGCAGGCTGCGCGTGCCGAGCTCccgggggccgggccgggcggcggGGGCGTCCCGGGAGCCGCCCTGCTCCGCCAGGCTGGCCGCGCGCGCGCTCCCCCGCCGCTCTTCCTCGCCGCCCGCGCCCCGCCAGGCCCGTGTCTGCGCGCGGAGCTCGTCGGCTACCGCCAGCTGCGCCTGGTGCGGCCTCTCCGGGTGGTAGAACTTGCACTTGATGCCGTAGGTGCATTTCTTGCCTGGAAGGgacagagtgggggtggggggaggaccaTGGTGAGACCTCGGGTGAGGACGCCCGTGGGGTCCCGGCAGCGGCCGCCCCGCGCCGCCTTTCTTGTTGGCGATTCCTGGGGGGAAGGCCCCCAGGCCTGCTGCAGCCTTACAAGGTTTGGGGCCAGAGGAGGTGGCGGGCGAGAAGTGCCCTGGGGCGCCGACAGGATGGATGCGGGCGCAGCACCCTGCTCCTCGTGGTACTGGGCGCTGCACACAGTACCCCAGCGTTACCAGCTCAAGGCAAGGTCTTGTCTGCGGACTCCATAACCAGGAACTGAGACCGAATCTCTGGGTCCAGTGACCTTCAGCCTCTACTTCCCCAGGGATCCTGTGGATCCTGCCAACCTCGGAGGTGAAGAGTAGGTGCATATGGATGGGCCTCCACTGCTCACTTGATTTCCTCCCTACCCCTACCCTGCatgtcccccctccccccaccctccgtGTCCAccccccccttccccccacccagtCCACATCCCTTGCCCTCTTCCTTATAGACTGTTTTAACACAGGTGATCaaataatttatcatccaaatcaGGGCCCTTCTGAGAGTGGAAGGGAAGACCGGCCACCAGAATGTGTCTGTGAGCACCTTAATTCTAACAAGAAATGACTTTCAGTATCACTTAAGACGTCCTAAACTTTTATAGGCACAAAGAAACCAGACCTGGGTACATTAAATAACTTGCTAAAGCAAGCTAGTGAAAGAACTGGCTAGAAGGCTGGTGTCCCTGGAGGGCTCTGGGATAGAATCCTCGATTCTTAGTGGATAACACCAACCAAAGTCTCCTACCAACCAAAGTAGGAGGGTAGGGGAGACTGTGGGGCAGGATGGGGGCACAAGGTGCCAGAGGAAGGGACTGAGAAAGGAGAGCTTGGGGGTGCACACAGACAGCAATCCTGGTTCCTGGCCGTGGCTTTGCTCTGTGGGTGACCCCTGCATCCAGCCCTCACAAGCCTTATGCAACAGGCGTCTGGGATGGCAGTTCGTCATTACAATGACAATGATTACAGCTTTCTAACTGCCATCCAGAGAGGTTCAGTTACctccccagggtcacacagctgactAAGGGCAGAACCCGGCTAACAGCCCGTGCTGCTGACCATCAAACATCTCATCAGGATGAAACTCTGGTTCTCTATTAGGCATTTGCCTAATTTTACAAATCTTAACAGGCTTATTTTTAGCAACACGCTATATATCAGATACAATAACAACCTTCTCATCTGTTAGACACATTTGCCAAGACATGAATTACGGATGAATCATGCGATGTATACATGCAAAGAGAGCCTCCGTATTCTTCATCTGCTTATTAATACACATAGGACGCGGCCTATATTACCTTACATCTTTCTAGAAACATGAAATATCGGAACCCAGGCTAGAACCCATGCTGTTGACCAGCCAGCCAGCACTTCTGACCTGAACAGGGCCCACAGATGTGGGGCGCTACCCACCGTAGGGGCAGTGCTGCCAGGACGGCTCTGGGGGCTTTGGCTTCCTGCTCAGGAAGTTGCTCAAGGTGGGTCCCCGACGGCCCAGGGGGTCATCAGGAGGCATGAACCTAGAAAACAAGCATGGGGGTGGGTGACTGCAAGCCACACAGAAACTCACCACTGGCACCtggtggagggggaggagagCAGCACCAGGCCTGGCTTTGGCCTGGCCTCTCGGTTCGGGGCTCTTTCTCCCACCCAGGAGTTGCAGCGTGTTAGAGACGTGCAGCCTTTGTCCACACTGACCGGCACAGAGCTCAGCGTGGACAGCTCCCAGGACAGCGGCCCCAGGCCTCATCCAGGTGTTTCTCCTGCTGAGTCAGCAGCATCAGACTCACTCAGCAGCTCCTTGAAAAAGGCAGGCTCTGGGCCTCACAAGAGAGCTGCTTAAACAGAACCTCGGGCTGTGCGGGAATCTGCATTGTAACAGTTTCCCAGGTGGATTTTAGTCACTAACGATGAAGCAGAagtgcaccaggcctccccgGGACT belongs to Bubalus kerabau isolate K-KA32 ecotype Philippines breed swamp buffalo chromosome 9, PCC_UOA_SB_1v2, whole genome shotgun sequence and includes:
- the ZC3H12D gene encoding probable ribonuclease ZC3H12D, translated to MQRSSKMEFFQKLGYSREDVARVLGKLGEDALVNDVLQELIQTGSRPAAPEGSAAPLLVPRGSCGTPDSAQGGLGADPGEDSGGPASSLRPIVIDGSNVAMSHGNKEIFSCRGIQLAVDWFRDRGHTYIKVFVPSWRKEPPRSDAPITEQHVLEELERQAVLVYTPSRKVSGKRVVCYDDRYIVKVAYDLDGVIVSNDNYRDLQSENPEWKWFIEQRLLMFSFVNDRFMPPDDPLGRRGPTLSNFLSRKPKPPEPSWQHCPYGKKCTYGIKCKFYHPERPHQAQLAVADELRAQTRAWRGAGGEEERRGSARAASLAEQGGSRDAPAARPGPRELGTRSLPTARRSAGVATLESSFSRLFLSDDPGLLRAPPRGPGCGLAPGPPGPDWVAPGSLSSLPAPPGLLSPPGLRGEYGPCAPQSDRRSPRQQPGDPWVLPPGAGQLPGRSAWAESDWDDGAFGGPLRPAPQAVAGEVDARSRARTALCSIFPPHEVDSIMALFPELSDVARLMLLIQRFQRSSAPVGKR